A single region of the Gemella sp. zg-570 genome encodes:
- a CDS encoding response regulator transcription factor, protein MRLLLAEDEKDLAEALEAMLKHNNYSIDVVHNGQDALDYLLLDDYDGAILDVMMPKMDGITVVKKIREEKKNTPILILTAKSEIEDKVMGLDSGADDYLTKPFASKELLARVRSMTRRQATFTSNELKFGNVKLNKLTFELSTNKDSYRLSNKEFQIMEMLMRNPWNVIPTENFLEKIWGYDSESEINVVWVNISYLRRKLKSLGANIQIKATRNVGYTLEELND, encoded by the coding sequence ATGAGGTTATTATTAGCAGAAGATGAAAAAGATTTGGCAGAAGCCCTAGAAGCTATGCTAAAACATAATAATTATTCAATAGATGTTGTACATAATGGTCAAGATGCTCTAGACTATCTTTTATTAGATGATTATGACGGAGCTATACTTGATGTAATGATGCCAAAAATGGACGGAATAACCGTTGTAAAAAAAATTAGAGAAGAAAAAAAAAACACACCAATTTTAATACTAACTGCAAAATCAGAAATAGAAGATAAGGTAATGGGTTTAGATAGCGGTGCAGATGATTATTTAACAAAACCTTTTGCATCAAAAGAATTGTTGGCTCGTGTCCGTTCTATGACACGCAGACAGGCAACTTTTACAAGTAATGAATTAAAATTTGGCAATGTAAAATTAAATAAATTAACATTTGAATTATCAACTAACAAAGATAGTTACAGACTATCGAACAAAGAATTTCAAATTATGGAAATGCTAATGAGAAATCCTTGGAATGTTATTCCCACAGAAAACTTTTTAGAAAAAATTTGGGGATATGACAGCGAATCAGAAATAAATGTAGTTTGGGTGAATATATCCTATTTAAGAAGAAAGCTAAAATCTCTTGGAGCAAATATTCAAATAAAAGCTACAAGAAATGTTGGCTACACTCTGGAGGAATTAAATGATTAA
- a CDS encoding cell wall metabolism sensor histidine kinase WalK encodes MINTLRRKFILVSVSTVTFVISAVFIIINFLNYNNISSRSDEVINKFKNEPILLREIIENGTENGSRGIVSSDKNFYNGFFIAQITDYNQIINIYNRDNSVGIVKAKEIIQEALDENNDGGYIDYYKYGYVDYGIEKYIVCANVERELGIFYQFLTNSIIVALVIIIVISIILVISSKKIVEPIEINYEKQKQFVTDASHELKTPLTIIISNADVLEMEVGKSKWLDNIHNQIERLTHLINSLVAFSRAEERENLIKNNFSMTNLVKSRLEDFQELANFKDKEIVADIAENIFYSGDKQTIMQVIDILLDNAIKYADDNSIINVNLTSNKKSINLVVRNKTEGIKEGDLSKVFDRFYRLDESRNSKTKGYGIGLSLAKLIIDRHKSQIKAYAPKDDEFIIDIKFLL; translated from the coding sequence ATGATTAATACCTTACGCAGAAAATTTATTTTAGTTTCTGTTTCTACTGTTACTTTTGTAATATCGGCAGTATTTATTATTATAAATTTTTTAAATTACAATAATATTTCATCAAGAAGTGATGAAGTAATAAACAAATTTAAAAATGAACCCATACTTCTTAGAGAAATTATCGAAAATGGGACAGAAAATGGAAGTAGGGGAATAGTTTCTTCGGACAAAAATTTTTATAATGGTTTCTTTATTGCTCAAATAACAGACTACAATCAAATTATTAATATTTATAACAGAGATAACAGTGTTGGAATAGTTAAGGCGAAAGAAATTATCCAAGAAGCACTTGATGAAAATAATGACGGAGGATATATCGACTATTACAAATACGGTTATGTTGATTATGGAATAGAAAAATATATAGTATGTGCCAATGTAGAAAGAGAGCTAGGAATATTTTACCAATTTCTTACAAATAGCATCATAGTGGCTCTAGTTATAATAATAGTAATTTCAATTATTCTCGTAATAAGTTCAAAAAAAATAGTTGAACCAATAGAAATAAATTATGAAAAACAAAAACAATTTGTTACCGATGCTAGTCATGAATTAAAAACACCTCTCACAATAATAATTTCTAATGCAGATGTTTTAGAAATGGAAGTAGGCAAGTCAAAATGGTTAGACAATATTCATAATCAAATTGAGAGATTAACACACTTAATAAATAGTTTGGTAGCATTCAGCAGGGCAGAAGAAAGGGAAAATTTAATTAAAAATAATTTTTCTATGACAAATTTAGTTAAGTCAAGATTAGAAGACTTTCAAGAACTTGCTAATTTTAAAGATAAGGAAATTGTAGCCGATATTGCTGAAAATATTTTTTATAGTGGCGATAAGCAAACAATTATGCAGGTAATAGATATTTTACTTGATAATGCAATAAAATATGCTGATGATAATAGTATTATTAATGTTAATCTAACTAGCAACAAGAAAAGTATAAATCTAGTTGTTAGAAATAAAACAGAGGGAATAAAAGAGGGAGATTTAAGTAAAGTCTTTGATAGATTTTATCGACTTGATGAATCAAGAAATAGTAAAACTAAGGGATATGGAATAGGTTTATCTTTAGCAAAACTTATAATAGATAGGCATAAATCACAAATCAAGGCTTATGCTCCCAAAGATGATGAATTTATTATAGATATAAAATTTTTATTATAA
- a CDS encoding uracil-xanthine permease family protein, whose translation MSNSELFKLDGNPSFSKSLPISIQHVLAMIIGNIAPAIIIAQSIGLKPAQITEMVQSSMICAGLATILQIYGIWKFGARLPIVMGTNFAFVPVIITINSNYGFSSVFGACLVGSIFLVFFGLFIEKIIKYFPPIVTGTTVLSMGISLYPVAISYMAGVSNTQEYGNLTNWAVAIITLVVVLAIDHFGKGYIKILSILIGIVVGYLLSFAFGLVDFSAVSSAPYLSYPKVLPLGIEFHTGAIITMIVMYLVTSIQVIGDVSSLTVGAINREASKNEVSGALMSKELSGFLTAILGGLPSSSFAQNIGIISITKVVSKKVVTIAGIIILALGFFPKFSSIMTTIPYPVLGGATLSVFSIITINGIKLISREKMKNRNAGILGISLAFGLGLTTVPATLAKTPLAF comes from the coding sequence ATGTCTAATTCCGAACTATTCAAGTTGGATGGTAATCCTAGTTTTAGTAAATCTCTACCCATATCTATTCAACACGTCCTTGCAATGATAATTGGTAATATAGCACCAGCTATTATAATTGCTCAGAGTATTGGGTTGAAACCAGCACAAATTACAGAGATGGTGCAGTCCTCTATGATTTGTGCTGGACTTGCAACAATATTACAAATATATGGTATTTGGAAATTTGGTGCTAGACTTCCAATAGTTATGGGTACTAACTTTGCATTCGTTCCTGTCATTATTACTATAAACTCTAACTATGGATTTTCTTCAGTCTTTGGTGCCTGCTTAGTAGGAAGTATTTTCTTAGTTTTCTTTGGATTATTTATAGAAAAAATTATAAAATATTTCCCTCCAATAGTTACAGGTACAACAGTTCTTTCTATGGGAATTTCACTTTATCCCGTAGCTATTTCTTATATGGCTGGAGTATCAAACACACAAGAATATGGAAATCTTACTAACTGGGCTGTTGCTATTATAACCTTAGTAGTAGTCTTAGCTATCGACCATTTTGGAAAAGGATATATAAAAATACTTAGTATTCTTATAGGAATAGTTGTTGGATATTTATTATCTTTTGCTTTTGGTTTGGTTGATTTTTCTGCAGTTTCTTCTGCACCTTACCTATCATATCCTAAAGTTTTACCATTAGGTATAGAGTTTCACACTGGAGCAATTATTACTATGATAGTTATGTATCTAGTAACATCTATACAAGTTATTGGGGACGTGTCATCTCTTACAGTAGGTGCAATTAACAGGGAAGCTAGTAAAAATGAAGTATCAGGAGCCTTAATGAGTAAAGAGCTTAGTGGTTTTCTAACTGCTATTTTAGGTGGTTTACCTTCTTCATCTTTTGCACAAAATATTGGAATTATTAGTATTACTAAAGTTGTTAGTAAAAAAGTAGTTACTATTGCTGGTATTATTATCTTAGCACTAGGATTTTTCCCTAAATTTTCTTCTATTATGACAACTATTCCATATCCTGTTTTAGGAGGAGCTACTCTATCAGTATTTTCAATAATTACTATCAACGGTATAAAATTGATAAGTAGAGAAAAAATGAAAAATAGAAATGCAGGTATTCTTGGTATATCTCTAGCATTTGGACTAGGACTAACAACTGTCCCAGCAACGCTAGCAAAAACACCTTTAGCTTTCTAA